A region from the Candidatus Polarisedimenticolia bacterium genome encodes:
- a CDS encoding amidohydrolase family protein: MSEARISGVFDAHIHIQPWEQMKPEVLATMKKGHGDFDTLMGFSRSADRFLKHLDTEEIERAVLVNYVSPDLMGFTDSVNDYIADYCRDHADRLVPMGSVHPRFSKDPGADVDRLAEIGVKALKVHPPHQLFFPNDYRTGRLPQLEALYRRAAANRLPVMFHTGTSIFPGARNVYGDPITIDDVAVDFPDLTIVLAHGGRPLWGDTAFFLVRRFKNVYMDISGIPPKAVLKMFPRLEEISHKVLFGSDWPGPAVPAISRNVREIEALPLTDAARARILRDNALSVYLPGSGA, encoded by the coding sequence GTGAGCGAGGCCCGAATCAGCGGAGTCTTCGACGCCCACATTCATATCCAGCCGTGGGAGCAGATGAAGCCCGAAGTGCTGGCGACAATGAAGAAGGGGCACGGCGATTTCGACACTCTGATGGGCTTCTCGCGCTCGGCCGACCGCTTCCTGAAGCATCTGGACACCGAAGAGATCGAGCGCGCCGTACTGGTGAACTACGTCAGTCCCGATTTGATGGGCTTCACCGATTCCGTGAACGACTACATTGCCGACTACTGCCGCGACCATGCCGATCGCCTGGTTCCGATGGGCTCGGTCCATCCGCGCTTCAGCAAGGACCCGGGGGCCGACGTGGATCGCCTGGCCGAAATCGGCGTCAAGGCTCTCAAGGTCCACCCCCCGCACCAGCTCTTCTTCCCGAACGACTATCGCACCGGCCGCCTCCCGCAGCTCGAGGCGCTCTACCGGCGCGCCGCGGCCAACCGCCTGCCGGTCATGTTCCACACCGGCACCTCGATCTTCCCGGGAGCGCGCAACGTCTACGGCGATCCGATTACCATCGACGACGTGGCGGTTGATTTCCCCGATCTGACGATTGTCCTGGCGCACGGGGGCCGGCCGTTGTGGGGAGACACCGCCTTCTTCCTGGTGCGCCGCTTCAAGAACGTCTACATGGACATCTCCGGGATACCGCCCAAGGCGGTCCTGAAGATGTTCCCCCGCCTGGAGGAGATCTCTCACAAGGTCCTGTTCGGGTCCGACTGGCCGGGTCCGGCGGTGCCCGCCATCTCGCGCAACGTGCGCGAGATCGAAGCGCTGCCACTGACCGACGCGGCGCGCGCGCGTATCCTCCGGGACAACGCCTTGTCCGTCTACCTCCCCGGGAGCGGCGCATGA
- the add gene encoding adenosine deaminase codes for MPPGKTRVRSLPKTELHQHVDGSIPPATTWRMMRRHRLNPVRDLKAMRRLLTVQKGEEGTLLAYLDKFHYPLWITQFYENIVEVTEAIVREAANNGVKTLELRYSPVIHTYAGLTLRQAIRSVLSGLNHASRRHRIECGLIIIAMRQHGPHIAKILARSAISEAQHLHDRLGVVGFDIAGPERSTPPRLFREAYEIAAKGGLGLTAHSGEEVGPEVVWQTIEDLGVSRIGHACSAAKDKVLMRRLARDKIMVECCLTSNYQTGAVRGDEKHPIATFVEHGVPVAICTDNTTVSGTDQSRETELMRRYFSLKDIARIHAAARDYSYIRKRPRPRAQ; via the coding sequence GTGCCGCCAGGCAAGACGAGGGTCCGTTCCCTTCCCAAGACGGAGCTGCATCAGCACGTCGACGGCTCGATCCCACCGGCGACCACCTGGCGCATGATGCGCCGCCACCGGCTGAACCCGGTGCGCGACCTGAAGGCGATGCGCCGGCTGCTCACGGTCCAGAAGGGCGAGGAAGGGACGCTCCTGGCCTACCTGGACAAGTTCCACTATCCCCTCTGGATCACCCAGTTCTACGAGAACATCGTCGAGGTGACGGAAGCCATCGTCCGCGAGGCGGCAAATAACGGGGTCAAGACGCTCGAGCTGCGCTACTCGCCGGTCATCCACACCTACGCCGGGCTGACGCTGCGCCAGGCGATCCGCTCGGTGCTTTCCGGCCTCAACCATGCGTCGCGGCGGCACCGCATCGAGTGCGGGCTGATCATCATCGCCATGCGCCAGCACGGTCCGCACATCGCCAAGATCCTGGCGCGATCGGCCATCTCCGAGGCGCAGCACCTGCACGATCGGCTCGGGGTGGTGGGGTTCGACATCGCCGGACCGGAGCGCTCCACGCCGCCGCGGCTGTTCCGGGAAGCTTATGAGATTGCCGCCAAAGGAGGGCTGGGGCTGACGGCGCACTCGGGCGAGGAGGTCGGACCGGAGGTGGTGTGGCAGACGATCGAGGATCTCGGGGTTTCACGCATCGGCCACGCCTGCTCGGCGGCGAAGGACAAGGTGCTGATGCGCCGGCTGGCGCGCGACAAGATCATGGTGGAATGCTGCCTCACGTCCAACTACCAGACCGGCGCGGTCCGGGGGGATGAGAAGCACCCGATCGCCACCTTCGTCGAGCACGGGGTGCCGGTCGCCATCTGCACCGACAACACCACAGTATCGGGGACCGACCAGTCGCGCGAGACGGAGCTGATGCGCCGCTACTTCTCCCTCAAGGACATCGCGCGCATCCATGCCGCCGCGCGCGATTACTCCTACATCCGGAAGCGTCCCCGCCCCCGGGCGCAATAG
- a CDS encoding TlpA disulfide reductase family protein: MALHDYVLSDVGGKETNLAPYKGRVLVVEMFATWCPPCRKDLPEIAALQAGYPTDKVAFVAVSADGASETLPALPKFLKEMDLKIPVLVGGGIFVDRFAGVDKPGGRQVVLPQTYVFDGAGEIVARYVGENKNKKKSLTDQIDRMIKGEAK; this comes from the coding sequence GTGGCGCTGCACGACTACGTCCTTTCCGACGTCGGCGGCAAGGAGACCAACCTCGCGCCGTACAAGGGGCGGGTCCTGGTGGTGGAGATGTTCGCCACCTGGTGCCCTCCGTGCCGCAAGGATCTGCCCGAAATTGCTGCGCTGCAGGCCGGTTATCCGACCGACAAGGTCGCCTTTGTGGCGGTGTCGGCCGACGGCGCTTCCGAAACCCTGCCCGCCCTGCCGAAGTTCCTCAAGGAGATGGATCTCAAGATCCCCGTCCTGGTAGGAGGGGGCATCTTCGTCGATCGCTTCGCCGGAGTGGACAAGCCGGGCGGCCGCCAGGTCGTCCTTCCCCAGACCTACGTCTTCGACGGCGCGGGGGAGATCGTCGCCCGCTACGTGGGTGAGAACAAGAACAAGAAGAAATCGCTGACCGATCAGATCGACCGGATGATCAAGGGGGAAGCGAAGTGA
- a CDS encoding DUF309 domain-containing protein, whose amino-acid sequence MSEGELAPSDLTEGLEHFNRGDYFEAHEAWEKTWYGREGEEGRFLKGLIQVAVALYHLESGNLNGARKVMGTALDYLKEFDEVRTGVDLGALRRQMDPLLRELEAGNDPYPGVQQAPPKMVLRDA is encoded by the coding sequence ATGAGCGAAGGCGAGCTGGCTCCCTCCGACCTCACGGAAGGCCTGGAGCACTTCAATCGCGGTGATTACTTCGAGGCGCACGAGGCCTGGGAGAAGACCTGGTACGGGCGCGAGGGGGAAGAGGGACGCTTCCTCAAGGGGCTCATCCAGGTCGCCGTCGCCCTGTACCACCTGGAGTCGGGAAACCTGAACGGCGCCAGGAAGGTGATGGGCACGGCGCTCGACTACCTCAAGGAGTTCGATGAAGTCCGTACGGGAGTCGACCTGGGGGCTCTGCGGCGCCAGATGGATCCGCTCCTGCGGGAGCTGGAGGCGGGAAACGATCCTTACCCCGGCGTGCAGCAGGCACCCCCGAAGATGGTCCTGCGCGACGCCTAG
- the thiO gene encoding glycine oxidase ThiO has product MGNPEILVVGGGVIGCAIARELAGAGCKVVLLEKDRVAAEASSAAAGILCSQLEAEVPSPLVGLGIESLRGYASFVEALSAETGIDPELDRGGILMLDMTREDAAASDRLLSWQGPAGLPVEKLTSRQIAGLEQGLGTSLMSGLLFPKGGRVEPGTLTRALAAAARARGVRIREGCPIASLMRDKDRITGVLLEDGERIAADRVILAAGAWSARLLPEVKVGVFPVRGQILLLDARRPPRRHSLVTPRVYLAYRRDGTVLVGSTLEKVGFRKAVTPKAMLKLLASALVLDPSLEEAELAGSWSGLRPGTSDELPLIGPVMEGLWLATGHYRNGILLAPLTAAVTAEWVVRGTINRLLEPFSPLRTPIPAAHA; this is encoded by the coding sequence ATGGGTAATCCGGAAATCCTGGTGGTTGGAGGCGGGGTCATCGGTTGTGCCATCGCACGCGAGCTGGCCGGGGCCGGCTGCAAGGTCGTTCTCCTGGAAAAGGACCGCGTCGCCGCCGAGGCTTCCTCGGCCGCCGCCGGGATCCTCTGCTCGCAGCTGGAAGCGGAAGTCCCGTCTCCTCTGGTCGGGCTGGGGATCGAATCGTTGCGCGGCTATGCCTCGTTCGTCGAGGCGCTGAGCGCGGAGACCGGCATCGATCCGGAGCTGGATCGCGGCGGCATCCTGATGCTGGACATGACGCGCGAAGACGCGGCCGCCTCCGACCGGCTCCTCTCCTGGCAGGGACCCGCCGGGCTGCCCGTGGAGAAGCTCACGAGCCGTCAAATTGCGGGGCTCGAGCAGGGCCTTGGCACGAGCCTGATGAGCGGATTGCTGTTTCCTAAGGGAGGAAGGGTCGAGCCCGGCACTCTCACGCGCGCCCTGGCCGCGGCGGCCCGCGCCCGTGGCGTCAGAATCCGGGAAGGCTGTCCCATCGCCTCGCTGATGCGCGACAAAGACCGCATTACCGGAGTGCTCCTTGAAGACGGGGAGCGCATTGCGGCGGACCGGGTCATCCTGGCCGCCGGCGCCTGGAGCGCGCGGCTGCTGCCCGAGGTCAAGGTGGGGGTTTTCCCGGTCCGAGGCCAGATCCTGCTGCTGGATGCGCGGCGTCCGCCGCGCCGCCACTCCCTGGTGACGCCGCGCGTCTACCTGGCCTATCGGCGCGACGGAACGGTCCTGGTCGGCAGCACGCTGGAGAAGGTGGGCTTCCGTAAAGCGGTGACCCCGAAGGCGATGCTCAAGCTGCTCGCATCGGCGCTGGTGCTCGACCCGTCGCTCGAAGAGGCGGAGCTCGCCGGCAGCTGGTCGGGATTACGCCCCGGGACCTCCGACGAGCTTCCTTTGATTGGCCCGGTCATGGAGGGGCTGTGGCTCGCCACCGGCCACTACCGCAACGGTATCCTCCTGGCGCCTCTCACGGCGGCGGTTACCGCCGAATGGGTCGTCCGAGGCACGATCAACCGGCTGCTGGAGCCCTTCTCTCCTCTGCGGACGCCCATCCCGGCGGCCCACGCATGA
- a CDS encoding MauE/DoxX family redox-associated membrane protein, producing MSSFLRVLPAIALGIVFLAAGILKAVDPDEFARQIATYGIVPELAARPAAYLLIPVEIALGAALVIGYRTRIAALLTSALLVVFMAATAFAWSQGRTEGCGCFGSFASRGPGDVLLEDTLFLALGVLAFLFAPRRAGVWRAAATAGVALAAGVALPLVAYALPLDGVVTGLRVGLPAGALQLHESPSDLGRGKHLVALLSLNDPGSRDQVKRLNALAAAGRAEVIAFYGGEVDDKTIFCFNTNPSFEVVAVPPSDLKRLYRKLPRFFLLNDGRVSRIWENVPPAPEEV from the coding sequence ATGTCCTCGTTCCTGCGGGTTTTGCCCGCGATCGCCCTCGGCATCGTGTTCCTGGCCGCGGGAATCCTCAAGGCGGTCGACCCCGACGAGTTCGCCCGCCAGATCGCCACTTACGGCATCGTTCCGGAGCTAGCCGCGAGGCCGGCTGCCTACCTCCTGATCCCGGTCGAGATTGCTCTCGGAGCGGCGCTGGTGATCGGCTATCGCACCCGAATCGCGGCGCTGCTCACCTCGGCTCTGCTCGTTGTCTTCATGGCGGCGACCGCCTTTGCCTGGTCGCAGGGAAGAACCGAGGGATGCGGCTGCTTCGGATCTTTCGCATCGCGCGGGCCGGGGGATGTCCTGCTCGAGGACACGTTGTTCCTGGCGCTGGGGGTGCTGGCGTTCCTGTTCGCGCCGCGTCGGGCCGGGGTCTGGCGCGCCGCCGCGACGGCCGGGGTCGCCCTGGCGGCCGGAGTCGCCTTGCCGCTTGTCGCCTACGCGCTGCCTCTGGACGGCGTGGTGACGGGGCTGAGAGTGGGTCTTCCGGCGGGCGCCCTGCAGCTGCACGAATCGCCCAGCGATCTAGGCCGGGGGAAACACCTGGTCGCCCTGTTGAGCCTGAATGATCCCGGCTCCCGCGACCAGGTCAAGAGGCTGAATGCCCTCGCCGCCGCGGGCAGAGCCGAGGTGATTGCCTTCTACGGCGGGGAAGTGGATGACAAGACGATTTTCTGTTTTAATACCAATCCGAGCTTTGAGGTGGTGGCAGTCCCCCCGAGCGACCTGAAGCGTCTCTATCGCAAGCTACCCCGCTTTTTTCTCTTGAACGACGGCAGGGTTTCGCGCATCTGGGAGAACGTCCCGCCAGCTCCTGAGGAGGTTTGA
- a CDS encoding thioredoxin family protein: MRRHAIVALVALTALPSVCQCAPGNDTPTQAAVSEVPQGAASGARPGVVPFVPTSTFKVEVDGAEIRTAETYMSESGLLILGCSLKFPVLVVSSDQSVRYIPQENVVRDPQGNVSTKGTPTDPICTYQTSSGQIIFSAEGRKVRLSPKPPLVGDTTLDKIYAHSPDFESRVKGYTPNEAAVQYLSKYTHKTDMQIYFGTWCSVCEAWVPRLVKSLDSSKNAAFVPQFHALPKNFMSDPAVKSKGITGVPTIILIQDGREVGRLEGRPESGTIEEALARVLQTAAP, encoded by the coding sequence ATGAGGCGACATGCAATCGTGGCGTTGGTGGCCCTGACGGCCCTTCCCTCGGTGTGCCAGTGTGCGCCGGGAAACGACACCCCGACGCAGGCTGCCGTCAGCGAGGTCCCGCAGGGCGCGGCCAGTGGTGCCCGGCCCGGAGTCGTCCCATTCGTCCCGACCTCCACCTTCAAGGTCGAGGTCGACGGCGCCGAGATCCGCACCGCCGAGACCTACATGAGCGAATCCGGACTCCTCATTCTCGGCTGCAGCCTGAAATTCCCGGTCCTTGTGGTCAGCTCCGACCAGTCGGTGCGCTACATCCCGCAGGAGAACGTCGTGCGGGACCCGCAGGGCAACGTGAGCACGAAGGGGACGCCGACCGACCCGATCTGCACGTACCAGACCTCCTCCGGCCAGATCATCTTCTCCGCCGAGGGACGCAAGGTGCGCCTGAGCCCCAAGCCGCCGCTGGTGGGGGACACGACCCTGGACAAGATCTACGCCCACAGCCCCGACTTCGAGTCGCGCGTCAAGGGCTATACGCCGAACGAGGCGGCGGTGCAATACCTGAGCAAATACACCCACAAGACCGACATGCAGATCTACTTCGGCACCTGGTGCAGCGTCTGCGAGGCCTGGGTCCCGCGCCTGGTGAAATCGCTCGACAGCTCCAAGAACGCGGCCTTCGTGCCGCAGTTCCACGCCCTGCCCAAGAACTTCATGAGCGATCCGGCGGTGAAGAGCAAGGGAATCACCGGCGTCCCGACCATCATTCTGATACAGGACGGCAGGGAAGTCGGGCGGCTCGAGGGGCGTCCCGAGAGCGGCACGATCGAAGAAGCTCTGGCCAGGGTCCTGCAAACAGCAGCCCCGTAA